A stretch of Zymoseptoria tritici IPO323 chromosome 1, whole genome shotgun sequence DNA encodes these proteins:
- the MgPLD1 gene encoding phospholipase D (Phospholipase D): MNGHTTSPLVSSPLRAQRRPSTIDHDERSTAQEQGLWNKSLLPALQLAPPSAGGFPFQANTGTSGIAATTDDLASPDRVARERTDTGTPSHRRSVQFARGTQEEATSTKLGKDIPWEDTDEEGGEHPTRDRLNSASFFTKLRGLANPSGSNHGRAGSSATGPATPNAARSPQSERSEPSYPMPHEAVESATDADEEDSDHGNVNGNDVRSRKRRNRKRPVMPFSESSPATPRTSRFASFVREHIRDSSVAGQSSQTPGPSRRGTLSELSDSGDDRAGVSEDEGRDRLKSAWRRGIEGARGLSYANRKNTDGSEVAERRPGNLRRITGMGFSGHDGTTGSPFRQRADRHNSSSAQKWRQVKAGLRMLGQRKKDERAKVDHQKSAQLMAELLAGAPAALIFASVFQRDEHDHRKVPVLLEQLKISIPHVQNRQDKKGDRDFVFQVDLEYGSGPARMQWTIHRSVNDFVNLHVKYKAQGATDKVRHLRGEDKSKAKIPRFPKSVIPYARGMRGLFEKMQDEEDEQELPEVPNLEGDADAGTPSRPRGHRRMTSFFPPPRRQSTSEIGNTSADPDALTQRQKEIYATRSRQKLETYLQQMIRWLIFRPDSTRLCKFLELSAMSIRLSAEGGYQGKQGLLQLASRRHREMRRKTLQTMGPHAFKERHKRRWFLVRHSYIVCVDGPESLNAYDVFLVDSDFAIEKAKQKILDQKTAQDMAKIATENATPTKKAHLIALYNAERRIKLYARNEKQFLQFRESLAHMMENTVWSRKQRFNSFAPVRDNVWCRWLVDGRDHMWQVSRAIDNAKDFIYIHDWWLSPELYMRRPAAISQKWRLDRLLQRKAQEGVKIFVIVYRNIESAIPIDSEYTKWSLLDLHENICVQRSPNQFRQNQFFWAHHEKLVVVDNMMAFVGGVDLCFGRWDDPCHSLTDDKLTGFEADQNVPRDSEHCQVWPGKDYSNPRVQDFYALDKPYEEMYDRTKVPRMPWHDIAMQIVGQPARDVGRHFVQRWNYVLRSRVPSRPTPVLMPPPEFEQEELDRLGMSGTCQVQILRSCAPWSIGTPNKVEHSIMTAYCAMIKGSDHFVYIENQFYISSCTVEGTVMHNKIGDAIVERAIEAHEKGQKWQACLVIPLMPGFQNSVDAQDGTSVRLIMTCQYRSICRGETSIWGRLKAHGIDPEDYVRFYSLRQWGKIGPRKCLTTEQLYIHAKCMIVDDRSAIIGSANINERSMLGSRDSEVAAIVTDRCMIPSKMAGSPYEVGEFPHTLRKRLMREHLGLDVDAIYRREQARAEREEQDAEMQRIYRDNSFRPSQEYFESPPSTPAPDQLAALSLDATTNGLAGRREDSQPWVDMTRTTSSDNSSEPPEQAKEPFKKGPERDLDVDGFGTDNMRKIVESGDFGGRDSYVDSSGREVLMKKDAPDIERIKNLEAQEMERQRDARRERAKAMPARPPWPTGRMDTVELGLPTRSLLPELPALDDTDIGGPPLMEASSDVTKNIVNPMLVNMRYPEVTEDCMTDPLANEFYHDIWNQVAENNTKIYRQVFRCMPDSEVLDFKAYEKFNEYNEAFMQSQGLGNSKPKPAKDAPDKSGPVGASSPVDAEFPVEKPKRVVGGLLQKLRSGSKASNVANEKTQDDNEKAARPSGSPDSPQSGVSSGPTAVPTPDPTPLDEKEAAKQDDPPLDENEISRQRTVQYSDENEISRQRTVQYSDEVNLAPETTATQSSSVPLQHSTSQKRRRRGTTKSSNRPLPDDLLTKDEAEELLKQIQGTLVVWPYDWLEKEERGGNWLYNIDQLAPLEIYD; the protein is encoded by the exons ATGAATGGACATACCACATCTCCCCTCGTGTCGTCACCTTTGCGCGCCCAACGACGGCCCAGCACGATCGATCACGACGAGCGTTCGACCGCACAAGAGCAAGGTCTTTGGAACAAAAGTTTACTTCCAGCTCTACAACTCGCGCCTCCGTCGGCTGGTGGCTTTCCTTTTCAGGCCAACACCGGAACGTCCGGCATCGCTGCAACCACTGACGACCTAGCGTCTCCCGACCGCGTCGCTAGAGAAAGGACGGACACGGGTACACCCTCTCACAGGCGGAGTGTGCAGTTTGCTCGAGGGACGCAGGAGGAGGCTACAAGCACGAAACTTGGCAAAGACATACCGTGGGAGGATACCGATgaggaaggcggcgaacACCCTACAAGGGACAGATTGAACTCCGCTTCCTTCTTTACAAAGCTTAGAGGGTTAGCGAATCCCAGCGGTTCCAATCACGGACGGGCTGGAAGCAGTGCGACCGGTCCAGCTACTCCTAATGCCGCCCGATCGCCACAATCCGAACGCAGTGAACCCTCATACCCAATGCCACACGAGGCAGTAGAGTCAGCGACAGATGCAGATGAAGAAGATTCGGATCATGGTAATGTTAATGGTAATGATGTCCGTTCAAGGAAGCGCAGGAATCGCAAGAGACCTGTGATGCCATTTTCGGAGTCCTCGCCCGCTACACCTCGGACGTCGCGATTCGCCTCATTTGTGCGCGAGCACATTCGCGACAGTTCTGTGGCCGGACAGAGTAGTCAGACCCCTGGACCCTCGCGTCGAGGGACACTCTCCGAGCTGTCGGACAGCGGTGATGACAGAGCTGGTGTATCCGAGGACGAAGGCAGAGACCGTCTGAAGTCGGCATGGCGGAGAGGAATCGAAGGTGCTCGTGGACTGAGCTATGCGAATCGAAAGAACACAGACGGGAGTGAAGTTGCAGAAAGGCGGCCTGGGAATCTACGCCGTATCACTGGAATGGGCTTCAGCGGGCACGATGGGACTACTGGCTCTCCGTTTCGCCAGCGTGCGGACAGGCATAATAGTTCGAGCGCACAGAAGTGGCGTCAGGTCAAGGCTGGCTTACGCATGCTTGggcagaggaagaaggacgagcgTGCCAAAGTCGATCATCAGAAGTCCGCCCAGCTGATGGCCGAGCTTCTAGCTGGAGCTCCTGCCGCGTTGATCTTTGCAAGCGTCTTCCAGCGGGATGAGCACGATCACCGAAAAGTTCCTGTCCTCCTGGAACAGCTGAAGATCAGCATCCCTCATGTGCAAAATCGGCAAGACAAGAAAGGTGATCGAGATTTCGTCTTCCAGGTAGATCTGGAGTACGGCAGCGGTCCCGCGCGGATGCAATGGACTATCCATCGCTCGGTGAATGATTTCGTCAATCTGCACGTCAAGTACAAGGCGCAGGGAGCCACCGACAAGGTCCGCCATTTGCGTGGTGAAGACAAGTCAAAGGCAAAGATACCGCGTTTCCCCAAAAGTGTCATTCCGTACGCTCGCGGCATGCGTGGGCTGTTCGAAAAGATGcaggatgaggaagacgagcaggAATTACCGGAAGTTCCGAACCTTGAGGGTGACGCTGATGCAGGAACCCCATCACGGCCAAGAGGTCACCGACGGATGACATCTTTCTTCCCTCCACCACGGCGACAAAGCACGAGCGAGATTGGCAATACATCAGCAGATCCGGATGCTTTGACACAACGTCAGAAAGAGATCTACGCGACTCGATCAAGACAGAAGTTAGAGACTTATCTACAGCAGATGATACGGTGGCTCATCTTCCGTCCGGACAGCACGCGGTTGTGCAAGTTTCTCGAGCTCTCAGCCATGTCAATCCGGCTTTCTGCAGAGGGCGGCTATCAAGGCAAGCAGGGTCTGCTGCAGCTTGCTTCTCGACGGCACCGAGAGATGCGTCGAAAGACGTTGCAGACGATGGGTCCGCACGCATTCAAGGAGAGGCACAAGCGACGCTGGTTCCTGGTCAGGCACAGCTACATTGTGTGCGTCGACGGGCCGGAGTCTCTCAACGCCTACGATGTATTCCTTGTGGACTCGGACTTCGCTATTGAGAAAGCGAAGCAAAAGATCCTGGACCAGAAGACTGCTCAAGACATGGCGAAGATCGCCACTGAGAACGCTACTCCGACCAAGAAAGCGCATTTGATCGCACTCTACAACGCTGAACGTAGGATCAAGCTCTACGCTCGGAATGAGAAGCAATTCTTGCAGTTCCGGGAGTCGCTCGCCCACATGATGGAAAACACTGTCTGGTCTCGCAAGCAGCGATTCAACAGCTTCGCTCCCGTCCGGGACAATGTCTGGTGTCGGTGGCTTGTCGACGGCCGAGACCACATGTGGCAAGTGTCGAGAGCGATCGACAATGCAAAGGACTTTATTTACATCCACGACTGGTGGCTGAGTCCAGAGCTGTACATGCGTCGTCCTGCAGCAATCAGTCAGAAGTGGCGTCTCGACCGACTTCTTCAGCGCAAAGCACAAGAAGGTGTCAAGATCTTCGTCATTGTCTATCGCAACATCGAATCTGCGATCCCGATCGATTCCGAATACACCAAGTGGAGTCTGCTGGATCTGCATGAGAACATTTGCGTCCAACGATCACCGAACCAGTTCCGACAGAACCAGTTCTTCTGGGCTCATCACGAGAAGCTAGTGGTTGTGGATAACATGATGGCATTCGTTGGTGGAGTCGACTTATGTTTTGGTCGATGGGACGATCCATGTCACTCTCTGACCGACGACAAGCTGACCGGCTTCGAAGCCGATCAGAACGTGCCCAGGGATTCCGAGCATTGCCAAGTATGGCCTGGAAAGGACTATTCAAATCCGAGAGTGCAGGACTTTTACGCGCTCGACAAGCCGTACGAAGAGATGTACGATCGGACCAAGGTGCCGCGGATGCCGTGGCATGACATTGCCATGCAAATCGTTGGTCAGCCTGCTCGAGATGTCGGACGGCACTTCGTGCAAAGATGGAACTACGTCTTGCGCTCCCGAGTCCCATCAAGACCCACGCCCGTCCTCATGCCGCCTCCGGAATTCGAGCAGGAAGAGCTCGACAGACTTGGGATGTCCGGAACTTGCCAAGTACAGATTCTCCGCTCATGCGCACCATGGTCGATTGGAACTCCGAACAAGGTCGAGCACAGTATCATGACAGCGTACTGTGCCATGATCAAGGGCTCGGATCACTTCGTCTACATTGAGAACCAGTTCTACATCTCAAGCTGCACGGTGGAAGGCACAGTCATGCACAACAAGATCGGTGACGCGATTGTAGAGAGAGCTATCGAGGCTCACGAGAAGGGACAGAAGTGGCAAGCGTGCCTTGTCATCCCGCTGATGCCCGGCTTTCAGAACAGTGTCGATGCTCAGGATGGGACCAGTGTCCGTCTGATTATGACCTGCCAATATCGCAGCATCTGTCGCGGCGAGACCTCCATCTGGGGACGTCTAAAGGCGCATGGAATCGATCCAGAGGACTACGTTCGCTTCTACTCGCTTCGTCAATGGGGCAAAATCGGGCCTCGAAAGTGCCTGACCACTGAGCAGCTTTACATCCACGCAAAATGCATGATCGTAGACGACCGATCAGCCATTATTGGCTCAGCAAACATCAATGAGCGTTCCATGCTTGGGTCGAGAGACTCAGAGGTTGCGGCTATCGTCACTGACCGCTGCATGATTCCTAGCAAGATGGCTGGGAGTCCGTACGAGGTCGGCGAGTTCCCTCATACCTTGCGGAAGCGTCTCATGAGAGAACATCTCGGACTTGACGTAGACGCTATCTATCGTCGCGAGCAGGCTAGAGCGGAGCGAGAAGAACAGGATGCTGAGATGCAGAGAATTTACCGCGACAATAGCTTCAGGCCATCCCAGGAATACTTCGAGAGCCCGCCCTCAACTCCCGCTCCGGATCAGCTTGCCGCACTGAGCCTCGATGCGACCACCAACGGCTTGGCTGGCCGCAGGGAAGATAGCCAGCCTTGGGTCGATATGACTCGCACGACCTCATCAGATAACAGCTCTGAACCGCCAGAGCAGGCCAAGGAACCCTTTAAGAAAGGTCCGGAGCGAGATCTTGATGTTGACGGTTTCGGCACCGACAATATGAGGAAGATTGTGGAGTCGGGTGACTTTGGTGGCCGCGACTCGTACGTCGACAGCTCTGGCCGCGAAGtgttgatgaagaaggaCGCACCCGATATTGAGAGAATCAAGAATCTTGAGGCGCAAGAAATGGAGCGCCAACGGGATGCGAGACGCGAAAGGGCGAAAGCCATGCCAGCACGCCCTCCTTGGCCTACGGGACGCATGGACACTGTGGAGCTTGGATTGCCGACTCGCTCTCTACTGCCGGAACTGCCTGCGCTTGACGATACAGACATTGGAGGTCCGCCATTGATGGAAGCATCGTCTGATGTTACTAAGAACATCGTCAACCCGATGCTGGTCAACATGCGCTATCCGGAGGTCACCGAAGACTGCATGACGGATCCGCTTGCGAACGAGTTTTATCATGACATCTGGAATCAAGTCGCCGAGAACAACACTAAGATCTATCGTCAGGTGTTCCGATGCATGCCAGATTCGGAAGTACTCGATTTTAAGGCATACGAGAAATTCAATGAGTACAATGAAGCGTTCATGCAGTCGCAAGGTCTGGGCAACAGCAAACCAAAGCCAGCGAAGGACGCGCCTGATAAGTCCGGGCCGGTTGGAGCTTCCAGTCCAGTCGACGCCGAGTTTCCAGTAGAAAAACCAAAGCGTGTCGTCGGTGGTCTTCTTCAAAAGCTACGCTCGGGCAGCAAAGCTTCCAACGTTGCTAACGAGAAAACGCAAGACGACAATGAAAAGGCAGCACGGCCCAGCGGCTCGCCAGACTCACCGCAGTCCGGGGTCTCGAGTGGACCCACCGCAGTTCCGACGCCAGATCCGACTCCCCTTGATGAGAAAGAGGCAGCCAAACAGGATGACCCTCCATTGGATGAGAATGAGATCTCCCGCCAGCGCACCGTGCAGTACTCGGATGAGAATGAGATCTCCCGCCAGCGCACCGTGCAGTACTCGGATGAGGTTAACCTTGCCCCCGAAACGACCGCAACGCAATCCTCATCCGTCCCATTGCAGCATTCGACTTCCCAAAAGCGTCGCCGACGTGGCACGACGAAAAGCAGCAATCGTCCACTTCCGGACGATCTTCTCACGAAGGACGAGGCTGAGGAATTACTTAAGCAGATCCAAGGCACTCTCGTCGTGTGGCCTTATGATTG GCTTGAGAAAGAAGAGCGTGGCGGTAACTGGCTGTACAACATTGATCAGCTCGCGCCGTTGGAGATTTACGACTGA